A region of the Mycoplasma capricolum subsp. capricolum ATCC 27343 genome:
TGTAAAAAATTAGTTATTCTTTTATAGCATAAAAAAAGAATTGCTATAGCAATTCTTAATCATCAATGCTTTCTAAAGGATATTGTTTTTTCAAATAGAACAATAACATTTGAATATCTGCAGGGTTTACTCCAGTAATTCTTGAAGCTTGTCCAATATTTAAAGGTCTAATTTTTTCTAATTTATCTTTTGCTTCTGTTGCTAAATTATCAACTTTAGAATAATTAATATCTAAAGGAATTTTTTTACGTTCTAATTTAACTAATTTGTCAACTAATTGACGTTCTTTTTTAACATAACCTTCAAATCTAATTTCAATAACTATTGATTGTAATTGATTAGTTTTTAATTTTTGTAAGCTTGGAATAAACTCAATCAATTCATTAATATCAACTGTTGGAATTTTAATAATCTCATAACCACTATATCCATGAGATAAATCAGCTTGTTTTTTGTTTTTTAAATTTATGGCTAATTGAGATTTTGGTGTAAATCTAATTTCTTTTAATTCTTTGATAGCTTGTTCAATTTCTTTAACATAAATTAAATATTGCTCTCATTCAGTATCACTAATTAATCCAATTTCCCTTCCATATTGTTTCAATCTAGTTTCGGCATTATCATTTCTTAATAATAATCTGTGTTCTGCTCTACTTGTTAATAATCTATAAGGTTCTCAAACACCTTTATTAATTAAATCATCAATCATAACACCAATATAAGCTTCATCTCTTCTTAAAATAATTGGATCCAATCCATCTATTTTTCTAGAAGCATTAATACCAGCTATTAATCCTTGTCCAGCAGCTTCTTCGTATCCACTAGTTCCATTAATTTGTCCAGCAGTAAATAGATTTCTAACATCCTTTAATTCTAAACTAGGAGACAATTGCATTGGATCTATACAATCATATTCAATTGCATAAGCCCAATGTTTTACTCTAACATTTTCAAATCCAGGTAGTGATTTTAACATCAATTCTTGAACTTCAATAGGCATTGAAGTTGAAAATCCTTGAACATATCAAGTATCTCCATTTAAAGTTTCAGGTTCAATAAAAATTTGATGAGTATCTTTTTCTTTAAATCTAACAACTTTATCTTCAAAACTAGGACAATATCTTGGTCCAATTGATTCAACAGTTCCTGAGTACATTGCAGATTTTTCTAAATTATCTTCAATTATTTTTTTAGTCTCTAAAGTTGAATGAATTAAATAGCAGGGTTGTTGTTTTTCTATTGGAGTATATGTGTTTGTTGAAAAACTAAAAGCTAGTTTCATGTCCGTTCCCGGTTCAATAATAGCTCTACTTAAATCAACTGAATCTCTATAAACTCTAGCAGGAGTTCCAGTTTTAAATCTCATTAATTTAATTCCTAAATCAATTAGAGATTTGCTTATTCCCTTAGTTGTCTTTTCATTATTAGGTCCAGATTCATATCTATCAATACCTTTTAAAATTTCAGATTTTAAGTATGTTCCTGTTGTAATAATTACCGCTTTAGCATTTAAAATAATTTCATCATCTAAATAGATCCCTGTAACACTTTTATTATCATCATAAA
Encoded here:
- the mnmG gene encoding tRNA uridine-5-carboxymethylaminomethyl(34) synthesis enzyme MnmG, with product MKSNYDVIVVGGGHAGVEAALASARLNKKTALINLYEDKIATMPCNPSVGGPAKGIVVREIDALGGEMAKAADATALQTKLLNSSRGPGVWALRVQSDKEEYSKYMRNVIKKQKNLDLITKACTGLVYDDNKSVTGIYLDDEIILNAKAVIITTGTYLKSEILKGIDRYESGPNNEKTTKGISKSLIDLGIKLMRFKTGTPARVYRDSVDLSRAIIEPGTDMKLAFSFSTNTYTPIEKQQPCYLIHSTLETKKIIEDNLEKSAMYSGTVESIGPRYCPSFEDKVVRFKEKDTHQIFIEPETLNGDTWYVQGFSTSMPIEVQELMLKSLPGFENVRVKHWAYAIEYDCIDPMQLSPSLELKDVRNLFTAGQINGTSGYEEAAGQGLIAGINASRKIDGLDPIILRRDEAYIGVMIDDLINKGVWEPYRLLTSRAEHRLLLRNDNAETRLKQYGREIGLISDTEWEQYLIYVKEIEQAIKELKEIRFTPKSQLAINLKNKKQADLSHGYSGYEIIKIPTVDINELIEFIPSLQKLKTNQLQSIVIEIRFEGYVKKERQLVDKLVKLERKKIPLDINYSKVDNLATEAKDKLEKIRPLNIGQASRITGVNPADIQMLLFYLKKQYPLESIDD